From a region of the Xanthomonas rydalmerensis genome:
- a CDS encoding ABC transporter permease, which yields MKYFSLIWAQLFRSKTRTLLTLFSVIVAFLLFGLLDSVRVAFTAGGSVEGVNRLVVASRLSITQSLPVRLESQIRSVPGVRDVTYAMWFGGIYKDPKDFFPNFSVAPNFFDVYSEYEMPPEQLKAFRDTRTGAAVGEALAKKYGWKVGDVIPLQATIFPRGGSNDWPLELKAIFRAKDRANVQAENQLMMNWKYFDESNDYIKGKVSWYTVRLDNPEHASRVAQAIDALSANSDHETKSQTESAFQQAFVKQFADIGLIVTSIMGAVFFTLVLLTGNTMAQAVRERIPELATLKTLGFQDRTVLTLVIVESVLLIVLGGLLGMALAAAAIPVLASASRGALPVHAVPAQTWLIGAALMLVIGVVVGLLPALRAQRLKIVDALAGR from the coding sequence ATGAAGTATTTCTCGTTGATCTGGGCACAACTGTTCCGCAGCAAGACGCGGACATTGCTGACCCTGTTCTCGGTGATCGTCGCGTTCCTGCTGTTCGGCCTGCTCGACTCGGTCCGCGTCGCGTTCACCGCCGGCGGCTCGGTGGAAGGGGTCAACCGTCTGGTCGTGGCCTCGCGCCTGTCGATCACCCAATCCCTGCCGGTGCGCCTGGAGTCGCAGATCCGTAGCGTGCCCGGCGTGCGCGACGTGACCTATGCGATGTGGTTCGGCGGCATCTACAAGGACCCAAAGGACTTCTTCCCCAACTTCTCGGTCGCGCCGAACTTCTTCGACGTCTACAGCGAGTACGAGATGCCGCCGGAGCAGCTCAAGGCCTTCCGCGACACCCGCACCGGGGCGGCGGTGGGCGAGGCGCTGGCGAAGAAGTACGGCTGGAAGGTCGGCGACGTGATCCCGCTGCAGGCCACCATCTTCCCCCGCGGCGGCAGCAACGACTGGCCGCTGGAGCTGAAGGCGATCTTCCGCGCCAAGGACCGCGCCAACGTGCAGGCGGAAAACCAGTTGATGATGAACTGGAAGTACTTCGACGAGAGCAACGACTACATCAAGGGCAAGGTCAGCTGGTACACGGTGCGGCTGGACAACCCCGAGCACGCCTCGCGGGTGGCGCAGGCGATCGATGCGCTGTCGGCCAATTCCGATCACGAGACCAAGTCGCAGACCGAGTCGGCGTTCCAGCAGGCCTTCGTGAAGCAGTTCGCCGACATCGGCCTGATCGTCACCTCGATCATGGGCGCGGTGTTCTTCACCCTGGTGCTGCTGACCGGCAACACCATGGCGCAGGCAGTGCGCGAACGCATCCCGGAACTGGCCACGCTCAAGACCCTGGGCTTCCAGGACCGCACCGTGCTGACCCTGGTGATCGTGGAGTCGGTGCTGCTGATCGTGCTCGGCGGCCTGCTCGGCATGGCGCTGGCGGCGGCGGCGATCCCGGTGCTGGCCAGCGCCAGCCGCGGCGCGCTGCCGGTGCACGCGGTGCCGGCGCAGACCTGGCTGATCGGCGCG
- a CDS encoding ABC transporter ATP-binding protein, protein MSTLVTLRNVTKTYQRGPEKVQVLHGIDLDIARGDFVALMGPSGSGKTTLLNLIGGLDSPSGGEIEIEGQRIDRMSGGQLATWRSHHVGFVFQFYNLMPMLTAQKNVELPLLLTSLSAAQRKRNAEIALTLVGLEDRRNHKPSELSGGQQQRVAIARAIVSDPTFLICDEPTGDLDRRSAEDVLGLLQELNRSHGKTIVMVTHDPKAAEYATHTVHLDKGELADAPAAH, encoded by the coding sequence ATGTCCACCCTCGTCACCCTGCGCAACGTCACCAAGACCTACCAGCGCGGCCCCGAGAAAGTCCAGGTCCTGCACGGCATCGACCTGGACATCGCCCGCGGCGACTTCGTCGCCCTGATGGGACCGTCCGGCTCCGGCAAGACCACCCTGCTCAATCTGATCGGCGGGCTGGACTCGCCCAGCGGCGGCGAGATCGAGATCGAAGGCCAGCGCATCGACCGCATGAGCGGCGGCCAGCTCGCCACCTGGCGCAGCCACCACGTCGGCTTCGTGTTCCAGTTCTACAACCTGATGCCGATGCTCACTGCGCAGAAGAACGTCGAACTGCCGCTGCTGCTGACCTCGCTCAGCGCCGCCCAGCGCAAACGCAATGCCGAGATCGCGCTGACCCTGGTCGGCCTGGAAGACCGCCGCAACCACAAGCCCAGCGAACTGTCCGGCGGCCAGCAGCAGCGCGTGGCCATCGCCCGCGCCATCGTCTCCGACCCCACCTTCCTGATCTGCGACGAACCCACCGGCGACCTGGACCGGCGCTCGGCCGAGGACGTGCTGGGCCTGCTGCAGGAACTCAACCGCAGCCACGGCAAGACCATCGTCATGGTCACCCACGACCCCAAGGCCGCCGAGTACGCCACCCATACCGTGCACCTGGACAAGGGCGAGCTGGCCGACGCGCCGGCCGCGCACTGA